From a single Miscanthus floridulus cultivar M001 chromosome 8, ASM1932011v1, whole genome shotgun sequence genomic region:
- the LOC136470432 gene encoding uncharacterized mitochondrial protein AtMg00810-like, whose protein sequence is MAECKPCMTLMEERLKLTKADTTAKVDATLYRSIISGLRYLVHMRPDITFVMGYVSCFMEDPKEDHWVTVKQLLRYIKGTVDQGIIFPKTGGSRLQLIVFSDADMAWDIDGRRSTSGMLVFLGSAPISWLSLK, encoded by the coding sequence atggctgagtgcaagccatgcatgactctgatggaggagcggctgaagctgacaaaggccGACAcgacggcgaaggtggatgcgacACTCTATCGGAGCATCATCAGCGgtttgcgctacctagtccacatgaggccagACATTACGTTCGTCATGGGCTACGTCAgttgcttcatggaggatcccaagGAGGATCACTGGGTTACGGTGAAGCAGCTATTGCGCTATATCAAAgggacggtggatcaagggatcatcttccccaagaccggtgggagtaggctgcagctcattgtgttcagcgatgcagacatggcgtgGGATATCGACGGGCGACGAagcacctctggcatgctcgtcttcctcggatcagctccaatttcatggctatCACTGAAATAG